Proteins co-encoded in one Papaver somniferum cultivar HN1 chromosome 5, ASM357369v1, whole genome shotgun sequence genomic window:
- the LOC113277405 gene encoding uncharacterized protein LOC113277405 has protein sequence MKTNLTSMGKNKKSTVKNNVKQFPIKLKKGLKSQQSQPVNASPSKSVALTSKFRTPRKNKSAEPADLISPTDANTCQRRSSPRFKVAAEPTNPKITTHSTPSSSAQPETDQPTPYTRKKLVSKMKTVLTATKSKEDDANSKCKTVKRKLDTSTGPCPTIQLRNPTDTFSDFEDDEILHTNQDVQEEEYDVDSDEGKDNDDGDETGGGKELENDDNGSDDKLEEEVVGPSKRRKFVPRGPTQMHAMRLITHIQKSKFPSTIKISQLVIHPCSWQVA, from the exons ATGAAAACAAATCTTACATCAATGGGAAAGAATAAG AAGTCAACAGTAAAGAATAATGTCAAGCAGTTTCCAATCAAG ctgaaaaagggACTGAAGAGTCAACAGTCCCAACCTGTTAATGCATCTCCATCAAAAAGTGTTGCACTTACTTCGAAGTTCCGAACACCGAGAAAGAACAAGTCAGCAGAACCAGCTGATCTTATATCTCCAACTGATGCCAACACTTGTCAGAGGCGATCATCACCAAGGTTCAAAGTAGCTGCAGAACCAACCAACCCTAAAATTACTACACACAGTACTCCTTCGTCAAGTGCACAACCTGAAACTGACCAACCAACTCCATACACTCGAAAGAAATTAGTTTCTAAGATGAAGACTGTGCTGACAGctacaaagtctaaagaagatgATGCAAATTCTAAATGCAAGACAGTAAAACGGAAATTGGACACAAGTACTGGACCATGTCCAACTATTCAACTCAGGAATCCAACTGACActttttctgattttgaagatgatgaaattttacaTACTAACCAAGACGTGCAAGAGGAAGAGtatgatgttgattctgatgaAGGAAAAgataatgatgatggtgatgagacTGGTGGGGGGAAggaattggagaatgatgataatGGTAGTGATGATAAGCTGGAAGAGGAGGTTGTGGGACCAAGTAAGAGAAGAAAGTTTGTTCCACGTGGACCAACGCAGATGCATGCAATGAGGTTGATAACACATATCCAAAAGTCAAAGTTCCCTTCAACTATAAAGATCAGCCAGTTGGTAATCCATCCGTGCAGCTGGCAAGTTGCCTAG